TAACAATGAGCCACATTCatgttttaatttcttggCTTTTCTAATCAACAAATCATCTTCACATGAAATGCAATTCTGTCTTCCAACCCATCTGTTGGCATTTTTGGAACTTATTTCCAATTTGGATATAGGAGCTTTCAATTTGGATTCAAATACAAGCTTCAACCGTGATGCATTGCCATCAAACTGggttaaataataatttggtAAATTAAGAACATCTCGTAATGGATGTGGACGATTAAATAACTTGCAAGGTGTTTGaccaaaattattaatcattCCAATCACTGCACGTTTTTCTACCTCATCATTTATATTATCCAAATTGATTGCTCCACTATACGAAAGATGATGGAAAACATTTAGAGCTTTAACAGCTTCTTCTCCACTCTGTTTATAaccaaaaatcaaatcaatccACAAATGCAAGTTCGCCGATACATATGAACTTTCTAATGCCTCCCTATTTTTGgcaataaatattttgggATCACCTTTTGCCCATGGAGGCAATTCTACGTCATGTGACGACTCACCATTCTGTAATTtaccaaattcaaaattattttcattgacCAAAAATTCCGGCAAGTAGTAAAATTCGGGGGTTAATTCTCTAACATCAGTAGTGTTGTCTCTTGACGCAGATAACCAAGCTCgttcaattgaattaaacaACCGATCTGCATGATCAAATTTGCCTCCTTGTAACAATAGATATGACTGAACATAAGGTTTTAGACGAATCAAGAACGATGTCACAATCATTGCCGAAGAATAATGGGTACCGTAATGGAATGCCGGTGCGTCATGATCATTTAAACTGTCTAATGCTTCAAATCTCTCTCGGAATTCATTTGCTCGTGCTGGTGTTTGTGCCCCCATTGGTTTTGACAAGTCTCTGAATGTTCTAGGATCAGATAAATCAAGTGTCTCACTTGTATAATCAGCAATTACCCAGGGGAACACAGGATACTGGgtcaaatcattaaaagTTCTACCAGCCAATGTATTGACAATCATCAAATAGTAAAAATTTGACATTTCACCCAACTTCCATTTTTTGGTTGCTTCAAGAAACATCATGTTAGAAATACTGGTTTGGGAAAATGCAGACACAAGTTTAGACGATATCGACGATGCTCCAAAAGAATATAAGGAATCATTGGTTGAGGATTGTAAGGCttgaattaaatcataATCAACTCCCTTTCCTGATGCAAAAGAATAAAGTTTATTATAGATTGCATCTCTGTCCTTTGTAGTCAAACAAGTGATCAAAATACTTGCACCATCACTGAAAAACATCTCCAAGGCAATATCCCTTAACAAAAAATGTCTTTTAGAGATGCAGCTCAACTTATCCAAGCTCCAATTTTTACTCCTGTGTAATTTCccatcatttttcaatatattgCTTGATTGAGAGTTGaccaattgaagaataGGATCTCTCAATTCAGGTGGTGCATCTTCCACATCAATAACATTACCATCTTTACTGTGGAAATagttttcaatcaaatataaatgaCTTAATCCTAGTATCATTAAACTTTCAATTGGAACTAAGCCATTGATCTGACTAATATTCCAAAGAGTGACAATTTGATCACCAACATATAAACTTCGGCTCACTTTCCGGTTCTTATCTTCATAAACATGATTGAtttctgtttcttcttcagtttcACTACTTTCAATAAACTCAAAACTATCTTCACCAAATTGAGACGCTTCTTCATTAGACGATAAGCTCAATGTATCAATTCCAGTGGCAGTAATAGCAGCGTCATATTGGTGAATAGCACTTGCATTAGtgaatgaatcaattttcttcaatggAACATCAATATTATACGTGAGTCGTTCGGATTCTGGTAGCTgatcttcaacaacaagtcTTTTTCTCATTCTATTTGTATTTTCAATATAGTCCAACACATAACTTTTAGTGCTATGATCTTCAAATAATCTTGAAATTTCTGTTTTCAATCCATGATATGTGGAAATTAAATGTTTAATACTCTCTTCTTTATCTTGTACCAACCTATTGAATTTAGCTAACTCGGCATTCATTGTTTGACTTTTGATCAGTTCacaatctttttcaaaactcttgatatatatactaTTCATTTGTCCCAATTTACCACCATTATGAAGTGTCACACTAATCATATTAGATACTTTCAAATAATCTGTTTTGTTATGTTGTTCTTTCAACATTTGAAACTCTTTGAGTATACTTTTCACAAATGGTGGGAACTTTTGTAGTCTCAATAAAGTTTCATTGTCATTTTTGGTTAccaaattattgaaaaattcttcCATCAAGCTTTTATCACAATTCATCTTCTCTAATATGAGGGGAAATTCATCTTGTCTCATCAAATAGCATGTTctcaaaaaattaaaggGTAGTTCAACGTTAGCAGTTGTGCTTTCAGGGCCAGTTGTAAGCACCATTCCTAGCAACAATGTAATGACATGAACTAATCTGTTGCTAGTTATCACATCAGTTTGCAAAATAGTAGTTTGTCTATACAACAATGTTTTTAATAGTGAATCCAAGCTATCTTTAGATTGTGTAAACAGAATATCCCAATCACATGCTAACCTAAGAAACTTGacaataatattatcaccaatcattttctttaCATATTGCAAATTGTGACCAACACCAAGTTCACTGACTGCAATTGAGCACAATAAGAACATATCAAAATTAGAATACGACACAAAATAGTTTTGATTTAGCAATTCTTCATTGTAATGatgtaataattgaatgGTGTTATCGAAAAACTGTTTTTCgttgaaaacaaaatttgtgacactaataaattgattgatatgTCCCAATACTTCAGGAAACACAAGATCTAACAAGACTATTTTAGTGAAATCactcaatttatcaaaactgTGTAAAAAAGtttcatttgataaattggaaatatAAAAGCCTGCAATCAATTTTGCAAGTTTCTCATAAGTTGTTTGCATATTTCTTTGAATATCAACATTACTCCAcagtaatgataattttaaatatcCCAATAACTCAACAATTCCTTCAAGAAAATCTTTACTGagataaaatttttgtaacaatttggatttctcaaatccaatttttaTTGAAGTGATATATTGGTTGATCAAATGAAGAACATCTAAAGCCAACGTTACATTTTCTTGGTTATTACTTTTGATTGGAGTTGAAGGATTACTGTGAAGTAATTTCCCCGATTTGAGACTCAACGTGTACATAGAATTCAAAaccaaattatttaataacaataaaaattcGGGAACAATCAATTGCTGTAAATTGTTTatgtttgaatttaataCTTCTGTCAAATCGTTATTTTGAGAAAGCTCAGAATTATTGGTATCTTGGGTATCAATTCCAAAAGATGCTAAAAACATCGAGCATAAAACTGTCTCGTTATCCCACCaatctttcaaaaacaGAGTCAATACATCCAATCCATGATTTAATTGGAAGAATTTTCTTATTATATGAATACCTAACACTTTGAGCAATTTAGTTAAAAGCCTAATTCCACAGTTGACAACTACTTCGGATTCTTGAAATCTAAATAAAAGTAGAATCCAATGAACAGTTATCGACcttgaaaatttctttaaagTCTTTATAGAAGTTGTCGAATCACATAAATAATCAGTTAGCACTTGTAAAGTTATTGTACCGCACATAGTTGAGCTATCGTTATTATATAAggcaaaaataatatacgatgataataaaacaatGGTCTCAACCGACGAATCAAGATGAAGTATTCCTGTTAATGTTTGAGCCAACTGTTCTTTAAACGTTTGTGACATATTATAGTCATCAATTTTCAGTTCCTTgagaaattgaacaagTTTGCGGagtattttcattttccgTAACTCATTGTAATTATACTCTTTATGTCTTGATGTGTATAATAACAAATGTATCTGGAATAATAAGTAGTCAAACGATTCTGTTCCATAATGTAAGTCAAAATTAAGTACTAGTATACGATAGCTAATTGGATTCACAACTGCGGATTCATAAGGATACTCAAAATCATGACCGGAAAATTCAAGCAAAACATTAAGCAAATTGGTTTCTGGTTCATGATCATCCAACactttatcaaatttcaattggttGCTGAAATCTTTGTATTTGGTTAAAAGAACTGACAATATACCGTATCCGTTGAaactttcaaattctttttctaatcGCCAATTATTAGACAATAATGTTAGCAATAGCGATAACACGGTATATACTATGGAATCACGAAGTTTAGGATTTGTGATTTCGAGTGATGTTTCTAGAATTCGTAATACAACGGATGATCCACCAATAACATTAAATGCTTGATAAATAGATCTCTGATTGCTGAAAATAACTGAACTTGTCACATTTTGCTttacatttttctttccttgATACAAAagattttggaaaaaatcGTTAGAATCAAAAGTAACATTGTCACCTTTGATTTTAGCCAATGAGTTGGCAATTTTCTCTTTATTCACAAGCTTGTGAGTCATGTTAAAATGAATGTTCTGGAaacttctttctttaacCCTGGTGCCTCCAAAAGTTGCGAGAGCATTTCTGTTATTCGTAGTAACCGTTGAGGAACCAAACAACATGTTATTGccattgttattgttattgttaacgccaatattcttcttctgttctttaatttcattaaattttagGGCCACGTTAAATAATCCTTGATGATTTAGTTGGGTAAGTAAATGTAGTGTGGTATCATTAGCAAAATCTTTTACCTCCCAATCAAACCCCAACCCCAAATTATATAACAAATTGATCCATTCATACgacaaattattattcaaaatagTCAAATTTCGAAGTatgatttcattatttcttAAAGCTATGTCATCGGATTTTTCTCCAATAGATATTTTATTCCAATTGCTCAAATATTTATGAAGATCAGGACATGGAATAGATTCATTATATTCTccatcaataaataaattcaaatttgtaTAATTGTCATAAGTTAGCACAAAGTGAATGAATCCttgatttttttctgtttcttgTAAGATATGATTAAATGTATATCGAATTTTTGAACCATtaacattattttttatttcaacCATAAATTGGGTGTAGTTgattaatttgatttttaatGTAGCTCCATTATGCTCGTTTCCATTCCCATTAACAGGACCAGAACTAGAAATAGTAAATAATGTCATGGGATCTTCACTAAAATTGTGTAATTGTCGATTCACTTTGAACCATGAATGGAttgtaaaatttttcttcaaattatcattactaAATGGGAAATTTATACGTTTTGTTATTGAAACAACAGGAAATTGAGCTTGATATTTGGTAAATATTTGTAACAACATTTCCGATAAAATGAGATTTGCAAGAgggttatttttttggatcaatggattgattaattttttgaaatgtCTGGTATCACACCCAAATTCCATATATAGAATTATTAATCTCATGTACTGGCTAATAATACTAGGTTGTCTGATATTCTCCAAAgtaacaccaccaccaaaactcaatttcttcaaaaatgaatcaatcaaatattcTAAAGTATTATGCAGTAATATTCTCAATCTAACCGAcgaagaaataataaaaataagaaTCTCTAATATTATAACCTtgaattcatcattatcttcttcttcctcttcttcatcatctttattattattaacagTCAAATCCTGTTCTAGATATGACAATATTTCAATGATATTGGGTTCgttttccaaatcaattgCATCTATATCAAGAACAATATTATCAGATACAATTGAAGATAAGGATGAAAATTCACTAGTTTTATCCAGTAATTCAACTTGccaattgattattagtTCTTGATTGAGTCGTAATGTGGGGAAGTTTTTATATagtaaattgattaattcaatttcttttatttcttttgtatTTAGTGAACTCATTCCATTAACATCTAATCTATAAACAAATGTATTGACTtaacaaaaacaagaagGGAAGGGAATTAAAGTTGAATGGTAGAAGGAAGGAAGTAACggaaataaaacaaaatagaaATCGATATGCACAAATTTGTCAGttgattataattttcaattcttgatttcGTTTGTGTGTATGTATGTGATTGAATACTGTCAAATatatttgttattattaattaattaaatttttatttcgtttaatatttgtttttggtCTTCTTGGTCGTCAGTGGATGTTATTCTTCTGATGTTTATTTTACGATTTATggagtgagtgagtgaaTAGGAGGGGGCAGGCAAATAATATTGCGACATTCTACGACTGCTTGTTATATTGTCGtggttaattttttttttgttacaGACTGCAAAACGACATTATTTGATTAGAGAAGAATTAAACTAAAATGTAGTTTCTACATTActtcaattatatttggTAAATGTGTAAAGATGGCGTGTACAGACGttatatttaatttgacatttcattcattctttttattgGGGTTAGTTTATTTACTATGTTGAATTGGAATCAGTTACATCAGTGTCACCATCAGTTTCAATTGGTACTGGTGATGAAGTGACTTCTTGGCGACCATTGCTTTTAATATGCACCAATTTATTGCtgttattttcttttgaaagTAATCTTTGTTTGCGAATATTGGAATCTTCTACTTCTGCTTCATAATCGTaatcattatcttcatcatcaaagtTGAACTgagttgtttgttgttggttatTTGTTTCACTAGTTGATGGTTTGAGTTCATCGAATGGTCtagatttttttattgtttcattCTGCTCTTGATCTTGATCTGGCTCTTGATCTGGCTCTTGATCTTGATCTTGATCTGGCTCTTGATCTGGCTCTTGATCTTGATCTGGCTCTTGATCTGGCTCTTGCTCTTGCTCTTGTTCCTGTTCCTGTTCCTGTTCCTGTTCCTGTTCTTGTTCCTCTTTCTGTTTCTCTGtttctttatcaattatatcttgttcaattttggCATACGTATTGACTATTTGGCCAACATTTTGAAGAACcaatcttttcttttgcaAACTCTCAGAGTATTCCTCTCGACCTTTTTGAAGCAAGTCGATAAAGTTTTCTCCTCCCAAAATACCAGCTCCTTTCGAACTTCTTCGACGGTAAAATAAAAGGTACGCAGAATTAGCTACGACTTCTTGAGGATTATTAATTTCAGTGACTCGACTATCATTAAAATAATACCATTTATCATCTCTGAAATTCTTTACCGAGGCAGTGTAATGACCACCTCCTAACCCACCATAATGATTATCAACGGCAATCAAGTCGTATAAACAATCTTCAGGTGTCAAATCAGTATTGGCAACATACGAACTTATATCTAAACCTTCAATTGGGAAATCAACCAAAACATCAATCTTATCACTAAATGCACGAGCACTATGAAATCTTTTCAAATGAATAGTGAGGATATCACCCGTTGACCAAAGTTGGATTGTCTTTGTGGCACGTTTATGTTCAGTACAACGTGGACAATACCATAAATCATGTTCACCTAAAATTTCAGGGGTACTGAAACTCTTGAGACAATCAGATAATGTAATTTTAGcttttctttgtctttcAAAATGAGCTCTATTTTTCTCCAATTCTGGATTCGGTAAATTCGATATGTTTTCCCATGCTTGTAATTCTTTATCACCAAAGcatttttgataaatttccTTATCCCAATCACATAACAAAACTGTGTCCTTCGATATCAATGTTGTACCAGAATTCAAGTCTGCTGATGAACTTTCAAAGTTACTTTCCATAGGTGAGTTTACATTCGAAGGTTTTGTTGATTCGGAATATGTAGATGGTGGAGGCAACGGTAAGTTTGATGTTGAATCAAACAAACTTCCCAAATTAGCTTCACTTTCTGTTTCTTCATCGGATGACGGGATGTGAACTCCAGTATTATTTCTAACAGGTAATGGTGGAGGTACCGTTTCAGCAGCAGCAGGTACAGTTGATTGTTGCTTGAGAGTATCCtctttatttattaatacaAATCCATCTTGTTCTTCCAGTGCTCTACTACTATTTTCTGAACCCGATGATCTCGCTTCTTCTTGCTCTGCCAAATTTTGGTTCACTTCCTCCACCAATTGGTCCATCTCATCATCCATCTTTTTATAATCAggataaaaataatagttGCGTTTTGATTCTGATAATTGGTCCGATAAAGGTTTGAAATCGCTAAAAGTAGGTTTGTGTGTAGGAACATTAATAACTCTCTCtgtttgtttgaatttggttGTTTGGTCATGATTGTACCTGCTACGAAGGTtagaattcaatttagGGCTATAGTCATGAACATACATGATTTTGAACCCAAAATTAGCTCCAAGGTATGGGTTAGCCAAAGACACTTCACTATCATAGCCTTCATCGTTGTCAGCATCCTCATCGTCGTCGTTGTCGCtagtattattgttgtttttttcacaATCGGAGGTTTCTAATGGCTGTGACAATGCAGGGAAATCCAgttttttgtaaaatacTTTTTCAACGTAATCTTCATTACtcctttttattttttcatattcatcaaccaaatcaattttactcaataaagaaactgtttctaataatttctttctaataaaaccaaaactaTTGACATCGACTTCTTTATTCATCACCACAAATAATGGgattccaaaaaaattaaccaTTTGATATGAACTATCAGCATCTTCAACGGCATTGAACACTGGCACAATGATGTCAACGGCAGGGTTATGTGGAACAATGTACACTATAACATCATCTGTATCTCTGATAATATCACTGATAGGTAAAAACTTGTTCTTGGTGTAATCTAATTGGAAGTCACTATAGATTgcattttgaaaaatctcATAAGCAAACAACTCAGTAGATGGAACATTCAAGAAATTACTCAAATAGCTAAGTA
This genomic stretch from Candida albicans SC5314 chromosome 1, complete sequence harbors:
- the BPH1 gene encoding Bph1p (Ortholog of S. cerevisiae Bph1; a putative ortholog of human Chediak-Higashi syndrome protein and murine beige gene implicated in disease syndromes involving defective lysosomal trafficking; mutant is viable); translation: MSSLNTKEIKEIELINLLYKNFPTLRLNQELIINWQVELSDKTSEFSSLSSIVSDNIVLDIDAIDLENEPNIIEILSYLEQDLTVNNNKDDEEEEEEDNDEFKVIILEILIFIISSSVRLRILSHNTLEYLIDSFLKKLSFGGGVTLENIRQPSIISQYMRLIILYMEFGCDTRHFKKLINPLIQKNNPLANLILSEMLLQIFTKYQAQFPVVSITKRINFPFSNDNLKKNFTIHSWFKVNRQLHNFSEDPMTLFTISSSGPVNGNGNEHNGATLKIKLINYTQFMVEIKNNVNGSKIRYTFNHILQETEKNQGFIHFVLTYDNYTNLNLFIDGEYNESIPCPDLHKYLSNWNKISIGEKSDDIALRNNEIILRNLTILNNNLSYEWINLLYNLGLGFDWEVKDFANDTTLHLLTQLNHQGLFNVALKFNEIKEQKKNIGVNNNNNNGNNMLFGSSTVTTNNRNALATFGGTRVKERSFQNIHFNMTHKLVNKEKIANSLAKIKGDNVTFDSNDFFQNLLYQGKKNVKQNVTSSVIFSNQRSIYQAFNVIGGSSVVLRILETSLEITNPKLRDSIVYTVLSLLLTLLSNNWRLEKEFESFNGYGILSVLLTKYKDFSNQLKFDKVLDDHEPETNLLNVLLEFSGHDFEYPYESAVVNPISYRILVLNFDLHYGTESFDYLLFQIHLLLYTSRHKEYNYNELRKMKILRKLVQFLKESKIDDYNMSQTFKEQLAQTLTGILHLDSSVETIVLLSSYIIFALYNNDSSTMCGTITLQVLTDYLCDSTTSIKTLKKFSRSITVHWILLLFRFQESEVVVNCGIRLLTKLLKVLGIHIIRKFFQLNHGLDVLTSFLKDWWDNETVLCSMFLASFGIDTQDTNNSELSQNNDLTEVLNSNINNLQQLIVPEFLLLLNNLVLNSMYTLSLKSGKLLHSNPSTPIKSNNQENVTLALDVLHLINQYITSIKIGFEKSKLLQKFYLSKDFLEGIVELLGYLKLSLSWSNVDIQRNMQTTYEKLAKLIAGFYISNLSNETFLHSFDKLSDFTKIVLLDLVFPEVLGHINQFISVTNFVFNEKQFFDNTIQLLHHYNEELLNQNYFVSYSNFDMFLLCSIAVSELGVGHNLQYVKKMIGDNIIVKFLRLACDWDISFTQSKDSLDSLLKTLLYRQTTILQTDVITSNRLVHVITLLLGMVLTTGPESTTANVELPFNFLRTCYLMRQDEFPLILEKMNCDKSLMEEFFNNLVTKNDNETLLRLQKFPPFVKSILKEFQMLKEQHNKTDYLKVSNMISVTLHNGGKLGQMNSIYIKSFEKDCESIKSQTMNAELAKFNRLVQDKEESIKHLISTYHGLKTEISRLFEDHSTKSYVLDYIENTNRMRKRLVVEDQLPESERLTYNIDVPLKKIDSFTNASAIHQYDAAITATGIDTLSLSSNEEASQFGEDSFEFIESSETEEETEINHVYEDKNRKVSRSLYVGDQIVTLWNISQINGLVPIESLMILGLSHLYLIENYFHSKDGNVIDVEDAPPELRDPILQLVNSQSSNILKNDGKLHRSKNWSLDKLSCISKRHFLLRDIALEMFFSDGASILITCLTTKDRDAIYNKLYSFASGKGVDYDLIQALQSSTNDSLYSFGASSISSKLVSAFSQTSISNMMFLEATKKWKLGEMSNFYYLMIVNTLAGRTFNDLTQYPVFPWVIADYTSETLDLSDPRTFRDLSKPMGAQTPARANEFRERFEALDSLNDHDAPAFHYGTHYSSAMIVTSFLIRLKPYVQSYLLLQGGKFDHADRLFNSIERAWLSASRDNTTDVRELTPEFYYLPEFLVNENNFEFGKLQNGESSHDVELPPWAKGDPKIFIAKNREALESSYVSANLHLWIDLIFGYKQSGEEAVKALNVFHHLSYSGAINLDNINDEVEKRAVIGMINNFGQTPCKLFNRPHPLRDVLNLPNYYLTQFDGNASRLKLVFESKLKAPISKLEISSKNANRWVGRQNCISCEDDLLIRKAKKLKHECGSLLVNDTLFLSVHSSDITTVLQLGHKLFVTGAEDGSIYVWKCNLRPTTTLQYEALLRGHLTSILKIVYTKSFKFGASIDKDGIVIIWDFIRFKYVRKLFPPVLTEENTTVSPLLAVSNESGNFATVHFNKHLNGQLQLFTINGELIISFEFPAVDGQTIEAITFATTNSIMVDNTRTNNVNKHIYWSKEILAVARKKSIELWELIPENGWELKQLDKVDLQDRISGDITVIELFKCSEVDTEDKLIRGNLKLVIGDSTGKVYTL
- a CDS encoding putative ubiquitin-specific protease (Ubiquitin-specific protease; cleaves ubiquitin from ubiquitinated proteins; Spider biofilm induced), which produces MSDNIEDRSEIPSDAKEIVTTNEIEATDSERTTNVDNELRQDESNEQTGDDSNDNLASKRQLINDLLHNDHFEEGTERYIIPQNFLHEFLNLPIDNFSDLKDQLGPIDFHSLLNEQGNLYPENEEPVTFCHVSPEVFQHLGEWFGILGQPIIRAIIINPDTKEKQIERFPPLFWVHQLGKKTQPTYLRHRHNGSNHNHHHHGHHDSPIPVLLSKTSTFHRLMDVIRYNVLKAPRKSTKDFRIWFIVPQDKGLQYLISIQTFMFDISKKTLVSPNMLEDALKDHGIVASSYNIMVEAKEKHQTEFPIDQFILSHSNAYEEVSQGGGHLGLSNMGNTCYMNSALQCLLHVPEINYYFFYNIYKKELNFDNPLGYHGDVANAFGSLLKQAFDHVKNSSSISPREFKSTIGRYSSMFSGYLQQDSQELLSWLLDALHEDLNRIHQKPYCEKPELKDDEIDDPQAITKLANTCWNQHKARNDSVIIDLFTGLYQSTLICPDCGKKSITFDPFNDLTLPLPISKKWYHTFTIVDLSNQGVIPERIMKLEVELNKTSNFDDLLSYLSNFLNVPSTELFAYEIFQNAIYSDFQLDYTKNKFLPISDIIRDTDDVIVYIVPHNPAVDIIVPVFNAVEDADSSYQMVNFFGIPLFVVMNKEVDVNSFGFIRKKLLETVSLLSKIDLVDEYEKIKRSNEDYVEKVFYKKSDFPALSQPLETSDCEKNNNNTSDNDDDEDADNDEGYDSEVSLANPYLGANFGFKIMYVHDYSPKLNSNLRSRYNHDQTTKFKQTERVINVPTHKPTFSDFKPLSDQLSESKRNYYFYPDYKKMDDEMDQLVEEVNQNLAEQEEARSSGSENSSRASEEQDGFVLINKEDTLKQQSTVPAAAETVPPPLPVRNNTGVHIPSSDEETESEANLGSLFDSTSNLPLPPPSTYSESTKPSNVNSPMESNFESSSADLNSGTTLISKDTVLLCDWDKEIYQKCFGDKELQAWENISNLPNPELEKNRAHFERQRKAKITLSDCLKSFSTPEILGEHDLWYCPRCTEHKRATKTIQLWSTGDILTIHLKRFHSARAFSDKIDVLVDFPIEGLDISSYVANTDLTPEDCLYDLIAVDNHYGGLGGGHYTASVKNFRDDKWYYFNDSRVTEINNPQEVVANSAYLLFYRRRSSKGAGILGGENFIDLLQKGREEYSESLQKKRLVLQNVGQIVNTYAKIEQDIIDKETEKQKEEQEQEQEQEQEQEQEQEQEPDQEPDQDQEPDQEPDQDQDQEPDQEPDQDQEQNETIKKSRPFDELKPSTSETNNQQQTTQFNFDDEDNDYDYEAEVEDSNIRKQRLLSKENNSNKLVHIKSNGRQEVTSSPVPIETDGDTDVTDSNST